The Vidua chalybeata isolate OUT-0048 chromosome 6, bVidCha1 merged haplotype, whole genome shotgun sequence genome has a segment encoding these proteins:
- the ZC2HC1C gene encoding zinc finger C2HC domain-containing protein 1C: protein MDFFPPVVPVVAPTKFSPGSQLKYQKDNFQHGFILDKEESLKDLYAQKNQRYSYPTSAESTQDRPRHGGFWSGGLESKYLISQACTLSAKSLGRHKEGVDRAYPLQPISHHKSARAPLLNTESSPHMQEAPNSRSSSISKEVVPAGRSQLAAVPCPWTGESEPSAPHPYRRELAYILKLEADRMNLEEAIQKKKALLGEKLKRTEETLRRIQREKELIKVEERKESEAERTHEQKATMHPEEKIFRAADTPGVGIFSGAQSAEDTIPKSGTPLQPQELGVGKLKEWQVAAKYNKANNSEIKDNIPMEHLASCSKLVPKQSLSLPALSDPDSDDHPSAEMLHMQATSAVEQEGFGQCSFCKRTFLCARLEKHMTICGKNQDSKRKVFDSSKARARGTELEQYQQQKSSRSPQSKTPPRKNNWKQKHEALIHIMSQARQVEQILTKGRKVSGLPPLPPMENQDYVACTYCGRKFAPRVAERHIPKCKNIRNRPPPPPQRRR, encoded by the exons atggatttttttccaccgGTGGTTCCTGTGGTGGCACCTACTAAGTTTTCTCCTGGTTCCCAGCTGAAATACCAGAAGGACAACTTTCAGCATGGATTCATACTTGACAAAGAGGAAAGTTTAAAAGATCTCTATGCACAAAAGAACCAAAGATATTCCTATCCTACATCTGCAGAAAGCACTCAGGACAGGCCCAGGCATGGAGGCTTCTGGTCAGGTGGACTAGAGAGCAAGTATCTCATCAGCCAGGCCTGTACTCTGTCAGCTAAATCGTTAGGCAGACATAAAGAAGGAGTGGACCGTGCATATCCTCTGCAACCAATTTCTCACCACAAGAGTGCAAGAGCTCCACTGCTCAACACTGAAAGTTCCCCACACATGCAGGAAGCTCCAAACAGTAGATCAAGCTCAATAAGCAAAGAGGTGGTTCCAGCAGGGAGATCTCAGTTAGCTGCAGTGCCCTGCCCTTGGACAGGAGAGTCTGAACCATCAGCTCCCCATCCATACAGGAGAGAGCTGGCCTACATCCTAAAGCTAGAGGCAGATAGAATGAACCTAGAAGAGgcaattcaaaagaaaaaggctcTTCTAGGGGAGAAACTAAAGAGGACAGAGGAGACACTTAGGAGGATTCAAAGAGAGAAGGAGCTTATCAAGgtagaggagagaaaagaaagtgaagcGGAGAGAACCCATGAGCAAAAGGCCACAATGCACCctgaagagaaaattttcagagctgcagaCACGCCAGGTGTTGGGATCTTCAGTGGGGCACAGTCTGCAGAGGACACTATCCCCAAGTCTGGCACACCTCTCCAACCCCAAGAGCTGGGTGTGGGGAAACTCAAGGAGTGGCAGGTGGCTGCAAAATACAACAAAGCAAACAACAGCGAAATAAAAGACAACATACCCATGGAGCATTTAGCTTCTTGTTCAAAACTGGTCCCAAAACAGAGcctttctctccctgccctctcagACCCAGATTCTGATGACCACCCATCTGCAGAGATGCTACACATGCAGGCCACCAGTGCTGTGGAGCAAGAGGGGTTTGGACAGTGCAGCTTCTGCAAACGCACGTTTCTCTGCGCAAGGCTTGAGAAACACATGACTATCTGTGGCAAGAACCAAGACTCCAAGAGGAAGGTGTTTGACTCTAGCAAGGCCAGAGCTAGGGGAACAGAACTGGAACAGTatcagcagcagaagagctcAAGGAGTCCTCAG AGTAAAACACCACCCAGAAAGAACAACTGGAAACAGAAGCATGAGGCTCTCATCCACATCATGTCACAGGCCCGCCAGGTGGAGCAAATCCTCACTAAGGGGAGGAAGGTGTCTGGCCTGCCCCCATTGCCTCCCATGGAAAATCAAGACTATGTTGCCTGCACCTACTGTGGACGCAAGTTTGCTCCCCGAGTAGCTGAGAGGCATATTCCCAAATGCAAAAACATAAGGAATAGGCCCCCACCTCCACCACAGAGGAGACGCTGA
- the ACYP1 gene encoding LOW QUALITY PROTEIN: acylphosphatase-1 (The sequence of the model RefSeq protein was modified relative to this genomic sequence to represent the inferred CDS: inserted 1 base in 1 codon): MRRRMRDRPDAATALHWPREGGHAPGGLRAAQAQRGARLQXAAEAGGGGGAAMADGEGLVSVDYEVYGKVQGVFFRKYTQGEAKRLGLVGWVQNTSHGTVQGQIQGPTARVRELQEWLRKIGSPQSRISRAEFSNEKKIEALEHKEFQILK, translated from the exons ATGAGGCGGCGAATGAGAGACCGGCCCGATGCCGCTACGGCTCTTCATTGGCCGCGAGAGGGAGGCCACGCCCCCGGCGGCCTCCGCGCGGCGCAGGCGCAGCGGGGCGCgcggctgc cagcagcggaAGCGGGAGGAGGTGGCGGTGCCGCCATGGCGGACGGCGAGGGCTTGGTGTCCGTGGACTACGAGGTGTACGGCAAGGTGCAAGGCGTGTTCTTCCGCAAGTACACCCAG GGAGAGGCTAAGAGACTGGGGCTTGTTGGCTGGGTCCAAAATACCAGCCATGGCACTGTTCAAGGGCAAATCCAGGGTCCGACTGCCAGGGTGCGGGAGCTGCAAGAATGGCTCAGGAAGATAGGAAGTCCCCAGTCCCGTATCAGCCGAGCAGAGTTCAGCAATGAGAAGAAGATCGAGGCGCTGGAGCACAAGGAATTCCAGATTTTGAAGTAA